One window of Curtobacterium sp. 458 genomic DNA carries:
- a CDS encoding phosphotransferase — MGRTSWTGVPTTLRARIEAALGSPVVQAVSQPSGWSPGSADRVVTADGHRAFVKSVARSRNGDSADMHRREARVMAAIPPEVQAPRLIAAFDEVHDGDDWVALVLDDVDGRHPGGDGRGADTAAVLDALDTLPLASGTLTGLPRIADDLRDEFAAWDRMLVTGLAPEVPEDVAAVADLLAATARGADRLVDGDHLVHADCRADNLLVDADGLVWVVDWPWASVGAHWLDPLTYLLDTLVRGEDDDVDQHLAEHPVFAGLDGSTVDAVLAALAGLFLEKAAQPAPPAMPTIRDFQRSEGTAAARWVLRRRAVTPR, encoded by the coding sequence ATGGGGCGGACGAGCTGGACCGGAGTACCGACGACGCTGCGGGCACGGATCGAGGCGGCCCTCGGCAGTCCGGTCGTCCAGGCGGTGTCGCAACCCTCGGGGTGGTCGCCCGGGAGCGCTGACCGCGTCGTCACGGCTGACGGCCACCGCGCCTTCGTGAAGAGCGTCGCCCGGTCCCGCAACGGCGACAGCGCCGACATGCACCGCCGCGAGGCGCGGGTGATGGCGGCGATCCCACCCGAGGTGCAGGCACCACGGTTGATCGCCGCGTTCGACGAGGTGCACGACGGCGACGACTGGGTCGCGCTCGTGCTCGACGACGTCGACGGCCGACACCCGGGTGGCGACGGCCGCGGTGCTGACACGGCCGCCGTCCTCGACGCCCTCGACACGCTGCCGCTCGCCTCCGGGACGCTGACGGGCCTCCCCCGCATCGCCGACGACCTCCGCGACGAGTTCGCCGCATGGGACCGGATGCTCGTCACCGGGCTGGCCCCGGAGGTCCCGGAGGACGTCGCCGCCGTGGCGGACCTCCTCGCGGCGACGGCGCGCGGTGCCGACCGGCTCGTCGACGGTGACCACCTCGTGCACGCCGACTGCCGGGCCGACAACCTGCTGGTGGACGCGGACGGCCTGGTGTGGGTCGTCGACTGGCCCTGGGCGTCCGTCGGGGCGCACTGGCTCGACCCGCTCACCTACCTCCTCGACACCCTGGTCCGCGGTGAGGACGACGACGTCGACCAGCACCTCGCCGAACACCCGGTCTTCGCCGGGCTGGACGGGTCGACGGTCGACGCCGTGCTCGCGGCGCTCGCAGGGCTGTTCCTCGAGAAGGCGGCGCAGCCGGCACCACCCGCGATGCCGACGATCCGCGACTTCCAGCGGAGCGAGGGCACGGCCGCGGCACGCTGGGTGCTCCGCCGCCGGGCCGTGACCCCGCGCTGA
- a CDS encoding MDR family MFS transporter: MSTATAPVEVQRGRSSAPAATPAEPIMSHRQILLVIYGLMAGMFLSSLDQTIVGTAIRTIGDDLHGLDQQAWVTTAYLIASTITTPIYGKLSDVFGRRPLYIFGIAVFILGSLLSTLSTSMIMLAAFRAFQGIGAGALMSLPLAIMGDILAPRERAKYQGYFLAVFGISSVIGPLIGGLFSGANEILWITGWRWVFLVNVPIGIGALIMVIAFLHLPKFGDAKAKPRIDWWGATSVIVTLVPLLLVAEQGRTWGWGSAAAIACYVIGALGLVAFLVIESLMKDDAIIPLKLFRSGVFSMATGLGFLVGFAMFGAMLTIPLYLQIVTGLTPTESGFATLPMIGGLMIASIASGQIVAKTGRYRIFPVIGTALVSVGYVVLTFMTIDKPLWFLMIGMFLIGLGLGQLMQSITLASQNSVQPRDMGVATSSATFFRQIGGTLGTAVLLSVLFSIMPTNILHATADRSNLSSALDTALNPTVASAKANQGVMDQIWNPIVEPLQENVQQQLDSASTQAKSAADAAVTKQVTAAVQQQVAAGAVPAAAAQTVIDQQVAAATPAAEQQALAAVADKAHASVQDGTVSVDWADASQRSYWVDQVTPKLSSTIEDQASSSGSSSSSETSDTSYLNGADPALTRPFMTGFNASAVTVYWVGFAVILLAFVLSWFFKAPPLRKSSALQEQADSAGTADDLEVQAVRAADTMGSPTAPTTGSISVQRDRTDA; encoded by the coding sequence ATGTCCACTGCCACCGCACCGGTCGAGGTGCAGCGCGGGCGATCGTCGGCTCCGGCGGCCACGCCGGCGGAGCCGATCATGTCGCACCGGCAGATCCTCCTCGTCATCTACGGCCTGATGGCCGGCATGTTCCTGTCGTCGCTCGACCAGACGATCGTCGGGACGGCGATCCGCACGATCGGTGACGACCTGCACGGCCTCGACCAGCAGGCCTGGGTCACGACCGCCTACCTCATCGCGTCGACGATCACGACGCCGATCTACGGCAAGCTCTCCGACGTGTTCGGCCGCCGGCCGCTCTACATCTTCGGCATCGCGGTGTTCATCCTCGGGTCGCTGCTCTCGACTCTCTCGACGTCGATGATCATGCTCGCGGCCTTCCGGGCGTTCCAGGGCATCGGTGCGGGTGCGCTGATGTCGCTGCCCCTCGCGATCATGGGTGACATCCTCGCTCCGCGTGAGCGCGCGAAGTACCAGGGCTACTTCCTCGCGGTGTTCGGCATCTCGAGCGTCATCGGACCGCTCATCGGCGGGCTGTTCTCGGGCGCGAACGAGATCCTCTGGATCACCGGCTGGCGCTGGGTCTTCCTCGTGAACGTCCCGATCGGCATCGGCGCGCTCATCATGGTGATCGCGTTCCTGCACCTCCCGAAGTTCGGCGACGCCAAGGCGAAGCCGCGTATCGACTGGTGGGGCGCCACCTCGGTCATCGTGACGCTCGTGCCGCTGCTGCTCGTCGCCGAACAGGGCCGCACGTGGGGCTGGGGCTCCGCGGCCGCCATCGCCTGCTACGTGATCGGTGCGCTCGGGCTCGTGGCGTTCCTGGTGATCGAGTCGCTCATGAAGGACGACGCGATCATCCCGCTCAAGCTCTTCCGCTCCGGTGTCTTCTCGATGGCGACCGGCCTCGGTTTCCTCGTCGGGTTCGCGATGTTCGGGGCGATGCTCACCATCCCGCTGTACCTGCAGATCGTGACCGGCCTCACCCCGACCGAGTCCGGCTTCGCCACGCTCCCGATGATCGGCGGGCTCATGATCGCCTCGATCGCCTCCGGCCAGATCGTCGCGAAGACCGGCCGCTACCGGATCTTCCCCGTCATCGGTACCGCGCTCGTCTCGGTCGGGTACGTCGTGCTGACCTTCATGACGATCGACAAGCCGCTCTGGTTCCTCATGATCGGCATGTTCCTCATCGGGCTCGGTCTCGGCCAGCTCATGCAGAGCATCACCCTGGCGTCGCAGAACTCGGTGCAGCCGCGGGACATGGGCGTGGCGACCTCCTCGGCGACGTTCTTCCGCCAGATCGGTGGCACGCTCGGCACCGCGGTCCTGCTCTCCGTGCTGTTCTCGATCATGCCGACGAACATCCTGCACGCCACGGCGGACCGGTCGAACCTGTCCTCCGCGCTCGACACAGCCCTGAACCCGACGGTCGCCTCGGCGAAGGCGAACCAGGGCGTGATGGACCAGATCTGGAACCCGATCGTCGAGCCGCTCCAGGAGAACGTGCAGCAGCAGCTCGACTCCGCATCGACCCAGGCGAAGAGCGCAGCCGACGCCGCGGTCACGAAGCAGGTGACGGCGGCCGTGCAGCAGCAGGTCGCGGCCGGAGCTGTGCCCGCAGCGGCGGCGCAGACCGTGATCGACCAGCAGGTCGCCGCGGCCACCCCGGCCGCCGAGCAGCAGGCCCTCGCCGCGGTCGCGGACAAGGCACACGCCAGCGTCCAGGACGGCACCGTCTCCGTCGACTGGGCGGACGCCTCGCAGCGCTCGTACTGGGTCGACCAGGTCACCCCGAAGCTGTCGAGCACCATCGAGGACCAGGCGTCGTCGAGCGGCTCGAGCAGCAGTTCCGAGACGAGCGACACGTCGTACCTCAACGGTGCGGACCCGGCACTCACCCGTCCGTTCATGACCGGGTTCAACGCCTCGGCCGTGACCGTGTACTGGGTCGGGTTCGCCGTGATCCTGCTCGCGTTCGTGCTGAGCTGGTTCTTCAAGGCGCCGCCGCTCCGGAAGAGCTCGGCGCTCCAGGAACAGGCCGACTCCGCCGGCACCGCTGACGACCTGGAGGTCCAGGCGGTCCGTGCAGCCGACACCATGGGTTCGCCCACGGCACCGACCACCGGGTCGATCAGTGTCCAGCGCGACCGTACGGACGCCTGA
- a CDS encoding TetR family transcriptional regulator, translating to MSSATVRTPDPTGAVRTTADGSGADAGACGLRERKKQQTRAAIHGAALELVTQHGLAGVTVEEICAAAGVSSRTFFNYFPSKGDAALGLGPSTVPEDARAAFLAGTGPLVADCCDLVARTVTLPQDRRRMKQLVQARPEMVPTMLQWMSETRARVAEVAAERAGADTARTAVTLVMAAVIEATHRYVVSSRAELATRLRDVVAEMGRLAASD from the coding sequence GTGTCCAGCGCGACCGTACGGACGCCTGACCCGACCGGAGCCGTCCGCACGACCGCGGACGGCTCCGGAGCGGACGCCGGCGCGTGCGGCCTGCGCGAGCGGAAGAAGCAGCAGACCCGCGCCGCCATCCACGGTGCCGCGCTCGAGCTCGTGACCCAACACGGGCTGGCAGGGGTCACCGTCGAGGAGATCTGTGCGGCCGCGGGCGTCTCGAGCCGCACGTTCTTCAACTACTTCCCGTCGAAGGGCGACGCCGCACTCGGACTCGGCCCGTCGACGGTCCCGGAGGACGCCCGCGCGGCGTTCCTCGCGGGGACGGGCCCGCTCGTCGCGGACTGCTGCGACCTCGTCGCGCGGACGGTCACCCTGCCGCAGGACCGCCGCCGGATGAAGCAGCTCGTCCAGGCCCGGCCGGAGATGGTCCCGACGATGCTCCAGTGGATGTCGGAGACCCGCGCCCGGGTCGCCGAGGTCGCCGCCGAACGGGCCGGTGCGGACACCGCGCGGACGGCCGTCACGCTCGTCATGGCTGCGGTGATCGAGGCGACGCACCGGTACGTAGTGTCGTCGCGAGCGGAGCTCGCGACGCGGCTCCGTGACGTGGTGGCCGAGATGGGGCGGCTCGCTGCCTCGGATTGA
- a CDS encoding GlsB/YeaQ/YmgE family stress response membrane protein has protein sequence MFGLIVSLIIIGLIAGAIARLVIPGKQNIGILMTIVLGIVGSFVGGFLGYLIFNHDGNDGFFQPAGIIGSIIGAIIVLFIYTRFAGRGARTR, from the coding sequence GTGTTCGGTCTCATCGTCAGCCTGATCATCATCGGACTCATCGCCGGCGCGATCGCGCGCCTGGTCATCCCCGGCAAGCAGAACATCGGCATCCTGATGACGATCGTCCTCGGGATCGTCGGCTCGTTCGTCGGCGGTTTCCTCGGCTACCTGATCTTCAACCACGACGGGAACGACGGGTTCTTCCAGCCCGCCGGCATCATCGGGTCGATCATCGGGGCCATCATCGTGCTGTTCATCTACACGCGGTTCGCCGGGCGCGGAGCGCGTACCCGCTGA
- a CDS encoding glutaredoxin family protein has protein sequence MAEATFDKVTMFGADWCRDCRRSKALLDGLGIDYDYVDVEADLTAADRAEAISGRKNIPVVVLPNGKHFVEPSDAELRGELEASGLV, from the coding sequence ATGGCTGAAGCGACGTTCGACAAGGTGACCATGTTCGGCGCGGACTGGTGCCGCGACTGCCGGCGCTCCAAGGCGCTGCTCGACGGGCTCGGGATCGACTACGACTACGTGGACGTGGAGGCGGACCTGACCGCTGCCGACCGCGCCGAGGCGATCAGCGGGCGGAAGAACATCCCCGTCGTGGTGCTGCCGAACGGCAAGCACTTCGTGGAGCCGTCGGACGCCGAGCTCCGGGGTGAGCTGGAGGCCTCCGGGCTGGTCTGA
- a CDS encoding PrsW family glutamic-type intramembrane protease, with protein MSLPVDVVHPHHRHGWWWKTLLAGFLLWVVTIVVTVLTRNTNLVPTIILLGSFLVPFTVVLFVIERVTGTISTMQLVTAFFVGGILGVLGASLLEANLRQDALLYIAVGFVEEFVKGVLLVVVAWRVRPKTARQGALLGATVGAGFAAFESAGYAFNAAITARGIDLVSLLQTEVVRAILSPVGHVLWTAVLGAVLFGAARGGARLRWSWSIVVAYVGVSLLHGLWDSNSTLATLLAFVFTGTPFSAARGRYVPADVATLSTTLYVVGLAIVTAIGVAVLVTVLVRHRRQDRALAAASDRSDAAAAPTWLSGPSGPGASDWTRTPPPHAH; from the coding sequence ATGAGCCTCCCCGTCGACGTGGTCCACCCCCACCACCGCCACGGCTGGTGGTGGAAGACCCTGCTCGCGGGCTTCCTGCTGTGGGTCGTCACGATCGTCGTCACGGTGCTGACGCGCAACACGAACCTCGTGCCGACGATCATCCTGCTCGGCAGCTTCCTCGTCCCCTTCACCGTCGTGCTCTTCGTCATCGAGCGGGTCACCGGGACGATCAGCACGATGCAGCTCGTCACGGCGTTCTTCGTCGGCGGGATCCTCGGCGTCCTCGGGGCGTCGCTCCTCGAGGCGAACCTCCGGCAGGACGCGCTCCTGTACATCGCGGTCGGGTTCGTCGAGGAGTTCGTCAAGGGCGTGCTGCTCGTGGTCGTCGCCTGGCGGGTCCGGCCGAAGACGGCGCGGCAGGGTGCGCTCCTCGGCGCCACGGTCGGCGCGGGCTTCGCGGCGTTCGAGTCCGCCGGGTACGCGTTCAACGCGGCGATCACCGCGCGGGGGATCGACCTCGTGTCGCTCCTGCAGACCGAGGTCGTCCGGGCGATCCTGTCCCCGGTCGGACACGTGCTGTGGACCGCGGTCCTCGGCGCCGTGCTCTTCGGGGCCGCGCGCGGTGGGGCCCGGCTCCGCTGGTCGTGGAGCATCGTCGTCGCGTACGTCGGGGTGTCGCTGCTCCACGGGCTGTGGGACAGCAACTCGACCCTCGCGACGCTCCTCGCGTTCGTGTTCACCGGCACGCCGTTCTCCGCCGCGCGGGGCCGGTACGTGCCGGCCGACGTGGCGACGCTCTCGACGACGCTGTACGTCGTGGGACTCGCGATCGTCACCGCGATCGGGGTGGCGGTCCTCGTGACCGTGCTCGTCCGGCACCGTCGGCAGGACCGAGCGTTGGCCGCAGCGTCGGACCGGTCCGACGCTGCGGCTGCGCCGACGTGGCTGTCGGGTCCGTCGGGACCGGGCGCGTCCGACTGGACCCGCACCCCGCCCCCGCACGCGCACTGA
- a CDS encoding adenosylhomocysteinase translates to MPQRPDPARAAWASAAVRRFAAATNLLVAARRFRIVGGDPTDVAALGAVLTGLGARPAGEQEPVDQLWCLGDPAETTPAVEREADRPRGAALVVVDAGRYLPAVDEDAFGPVAPVRPGVLGVPSLSDDVFLVSTGRDPETDPAAEARIRWARRWMPVSRTVARELGDGGLLRGTRVAVAMVLEPKTAVLALLLRDAGAEVVVYAHADETDDAVAEVLRAAGLPVFARAGVSLVEQKTLALAMLDTAPHIVLDDGAHVIRLLHQERPDLLPVMLGAAEETTSGLRPLRTMAERGTLGIPVVAVNDARTKTFFDNRYGTGQSTVSATLDLVDRLPSGAHRVRPGGTAVVAGFGPVGEGVAMVLRALGFVVVVAETDPVRALQAAFAGHVVAPLADAVRDADLVVSATGVRDTLSLEVLRATAAGAVVSVAGGVDQEVAVTDALAAGATPTTEVPDVERFTFPDGHHVVVLDRGGCINVTAAEGNPVEIMDLSFAAQLGAVRMLLERGDELDRSVVPIDPAVDEATARTALAAFGTRPAPPGRMGEHPADREPDVRTHRFGDPS, encoded by the coding sequence ATGCCGCAGCGACCCGACCCCGCCCGGGCCGCCTGGGCCTCCGCAGCCGTCCGCCGGTTCGCCGCCGCCACGAACCTCCTCGTCGCCGCGCGGCGCTTCCGCATCGTCGGCGGCGACCCCACCGACGTCGCGGCCCTCGGCGCGGTCCTGACCGGGCTCGGCGCGCGGCCGGCGGGTGAACAGGAACCCGTCGACCAGCTCTGGTGCCTCGGCGACCCCGCCGAGACGACGCCCGCGGTCGAGCGCGAGGCCGACCGTCCCCGCGGCGCCGCGCTCGTCGTGGTCGACGCCGGGAGGTACCTCCCCGCGGTGGACGAGGACGCCTTCGGACCGGTCGCCCCCGTCCGACCGGGCGTCCTCGGCGTCCCCTCGCTGTCGGACGACGTCTTCCTCGTCTCGACCGGCCGCGACCCCGAGACCGACCCGGCCGCCGAGGCCCGCATCCGGTGGGCCCGGCGCTGGATGCCGGTGTCCCGGACGGTGGCGCGCGAGCTCGGGGACGGAGGGCTGCTGCGCGGCACCCGCGTCGCCGTCGCCATGGTGCTCGAGCCGAAGACCGCGGTGCTCGCGCTGCTCCTCCGGGACGCCGGCGCCGAGGTCGTCGTGTACGCCCACGCCGACGAGACCGACGACGCCGTGGCCGAGGTCCTCCGCGCCGCCGGGCTCCCCGTGTTCGCCCGCGCAGGTGTGTCGCTCGTCGAGCAGAAGACGCTCGCCCTCGCGATGCTCGACACGGCGCCGCACATCGTCCTCGACGACGGCGCGCACGTCATCCGCCTGCTCCACCAGGAACGGCCGGACCTGCTCCCCGTGATGCTCGGCGCGGCCGAGGAGACCACGAGCGGACTCCGGCCGCTCCGCACCATGGCCGAGCGCGGCACCCTGGGCATCCCGGTGGTCGCCGTCAACGACGCCCGCACCAAGACCTTCTTCGACAACCGGTACGGCACCGGGCAGTCGACGGTGTCCGCGACGCTCGACCTGGTCGACCGGCTCCCGTCCGGCGCGCACCGGGTCCGCCCGGGAGGCACGGCCGTCGTCGCCGGGTTCGGTCCGGTCGGCGAGGGGGTCGCGATGGTGCTCCGCGCGCTCGGCTTCGTCGTCGTGGTCGCCGAGACCGACCCGGTCCGAGCCCTGCAGGCCGCCTTCGCCGGGCACGTGGTCGCTCCGCTCGCCGACGCCGTCCGGGACGCCGACCTCGTCGTGAGTGCCACCGGGGTCCGCGACACGCTCTCGCTCGAGGTCCTCCGGGCGACGGCAGCGGGCGCGGTCGTGTCGGTCGCGGGCGGGGTCGACCAGGAGGTCGCCGTCACGGACGCCCTCGCCGCCGGTGCCACCCCCACGACCGAGGTGCCCGACGTCGAACGGTTCACGTTCCCGGACGGCCACCACGTCGTGGTGCTCGACCGCGGCGGGTGCATCAACGTGACGGCCGCCGAGGGCAACCCCGTCGAGATCATGGACCTGTCCTTCGCCGCACAGCTCGGCGCCGTCCGCATGCTCCTGGAGCGCGGTGACGAGCTCGACCGCTCGGTCGTGCCGATCGACCCCGCGGTGGACGAGGCGACCGCCCGGACGGCGCTCGCCGCGTTCGGGACCCGACCCGCGCCTCCCGGCCGGATGGGTGAGCATCCGGCGGACCGCGAGCCCGACGTCCGGACCCACCGTTTCGGGGACCCGTCGTGA
- a CDS encoding amidohydrolase family protein — MSVVVHSARVVVPMTAPPIADGAVAVQGDRILHVGDRSWVVDQLAASGVPTTERRWRGALLPGLVNAHTHLQYTGMSGVGRRQYAGFEDWAAAFNAEYAVPHDWRAEAADGARASLLAGATSVADVVTDIEAATALEDAGLGGIAYWEVMDWENAAWQEHGRDQVLAELARIPTTPGAGLSPHAPYSLDVGPLLELPDIVRQRGLRLHLHLGEAAFEGERTAIEPVPGLDGVVGVGHGADWHLANVPSFRAMRALGFGASATSFVDRLGVLGPDCHVAHGVYMTAADRALLRARGTAVALCPRSNAVIGLDPPPVADYLREGSPIAIGTDSLSSSPSLDLMADVTALHRIARAQGYRGHDLHERLLAAATLGGAHAMGLAVGPDRIGHLAVGARADLAVFDVDARTIPDALAELVEDGAGRAVATVVRGVVRAVDGALVGHAGPQLTPPPTRPSQTHPSQTHPSSSAHPSSSHPSQTHPSSAHQEEPA; from the coding sequence GTGAGCGTCGTCGTCCACTCCGCACGGGTCGTCGTCCCGATGACCGCGCCGCCCATCGCCGACGGTGCGGTCGCCGTGCAGGGCGACCGCATCCTGCACGTGGGGGACCGCTCGTGGGTCGTCGACCAGCTCGCCGCGAGCGGCGTGCCGACCACCGAGCGCCGGTGGCGAGGCGCGCTCCTGCCCGGGCTCGTCAACGCGCACACGCACCTGCAGTACACCGGCATGTCCGGTGTCGGGCGACGGCAGTACGCGGGATTCGAGGACTGGGCGGCCGCGTTCAACGCGGAGTACGCGGTGCCGCACGACTGGCGGGCCGAGGCCGCAGACGGGGCTCGGGCGTCGCTCCTGGCCGGGGCGACGAGCGTCGCGGACGTCGTCACCGACATCGAGGCGGCGACCGCACTCGAGGACGCCGGGCTCGGCGGCATCGCCTACTGGGAGGTGATGGACTGGGAGAACGCGGCATGGCAGGAGCACGGCCGCGACCAGGTGCTCGCCGAACTCGCCCGGATCCCCACCACCCCGGGCGCCGGACTGTCGCCGCACGCGCCGTACTCGCTCGACGTCGGTCCGCTGCTCGAGCTCCCCGACATCGTCCGGCAACGCGGACTCCGCCTGCACCTGCACCTCGGCGAGGCGGCCTTCGAGGGGGAGCGCACGGCGATCGAACCGGTCCCGGGACTCGACGGGGTCGTCGGCGTCGGGCACGGCGCGGACTGGCACCTCGCGAACGTGCCCTCGTTCCGTGCGATGCGGGCCCTCGGGTTCGGCGCCAGCGCGACCTCCTTCGTCGATCGCCTCGGTGTGCTCGGTCCGGACTGCCACGTCGCGCACGGCGTCTACATGACGGCCGCCGACCGGGCGCTGCTCCGGGCCCGGGGCACGGCCGTCGCACTCTGCCCCCGGTCGAACGCCGTGATCGGGCTCGACCCGCCGCCCGTCGCCGACTACCTGCGCGAAGGCAGCCCGATCGCGATCGGCACCGACTCGCTGTCGTCGTCGCCGTCCCTCGACCTGATGGCTGACGTCACCGCGCTGCACCGGATCGCCCGCGCCCAGGGGTACCGCGGGCACGACCTGCACGAGCGGCTGCTCGCCGCGGCGACCCTCGGCGGCGCGCACGCGATGGGGCTGGCCGTCGGTCCGGACCGGATCGGGCACCTCGCCGTCGGGGCCCGAGCGGACCTCGCGGTGTTCGACGTCGACGCGCGCACCATCCCGGACGCACTCGCCGAGCTCGTGGAGGACGGTGCCGGGCGCGCCGTCGCGACCGTCGTCCGGGGCGTGGTGCGTGCGGTCGACGGCGCACTCGTCGGGCACGCCGGACCGCAGCTGACCCCGCCGCCCACCCGCCCGTCGCAGACCCACCCCTCGCAGACCCACCCGTCGTCGTCGGCCCACCCGTCGTCGTCGCACCCGTCGCAGACCCACCCGTCGTCGGCCCACCAGGAGGAACCCGCATGA
- a CDS encoding cupin domain-containing protein — MTETAPRPGMAARRTVSGELVEWLDVPKRAVALGMEPHPEGGWYVRTWTSPATVQTPAGERPAATLIHFLLPPGEASAWHRVANDEIWMWHGPDSVDLQLGGDGDEPVPGATITLGPDAGRDRVNDAQAFVRGGVWQRTLPQDGEVLLSCLVSPGFSFEDFRLAEEQ, encoded by the coding sequence ATGACCGAGACCGCACCCCGACCCGGCATGGCAGCCCGCCGCACCGTCTCCGGCGAGCTCGTCGAGTGGCTCGACGTCCCGAAGCGCGCCGTCGCCCTCGGCATGGAGCCACACCCCGAGGGCGGCTGGTACGTCCGCACGTGGACGTCGCCCGCGACCGTCCAGACCCCGGCGGGGGAACGTCCTGCGGCGACGCTCATCCACTTCCTGCTCCCGCCCGGCGAGGCCTCGGCCTGGCACCGGGTGGCGAACGACGAGATCTGGATGTGGCACGGACCCGACTCGGTCGACCTCCAGCTCGGCGGCGACGGTGACGAACCGGTGCCGGGAGCGACGATCACCCTCGGGCCGGACGCCGGACGTGACCGGGTGAACGACGCGCAGGCCTTCGTCCGCGGCGGTGTCTGGCAGCGCACACTCCCGCAGGACGGCGAGGTGCTCCTGAGCTGCCTCGTGTCGCCGGGCTTCTCGTTCGAGGACTTCAGACTGGCCGAGGAGCAGTAG
- a CDS encoding ABC transporter substrate-binding protein: protein MTRSLRLTLAVATAAVAALALTACSAGSSNAAGTVTDGKLTIATGQPAYSPWVEDNKPASGKGFEAAVAYAVAKEMGYAKSDVVWKRSTFDSAIAPGPKDWDLNIQQFSIDAKRKKAVDMSTAYYTTTQAVVTTKSSKAAGDTTISALKQDAIGVATGSTSIQSVKDVLGVTPQVFNSNDDAVLALKSGQIDAIVTDLPTAFYMAGAQLDGKGTVSAQFPDDGAGDQFGFVLPKGSELTSKVDKALAALKDDGTLQSLQTKWLSSETGTPVLK from the coding sequence GTGACCCGTTCCCTCCGCCTCACCCTCGCCGTCGCGACGGCCGCCGTCGCCGCCCTGGCCCTGACCGCGTGCTCGGCCGGCAGCAGCAACGCCGCCGGGACCGTCACGGACGGCAAACTCACGATCGCGACCGGGCAGCCCGCCTACTCGCCGTGGGTCGAGGACAACAAGCCGGCGTCCGGCAAGGGCTTCGAGGCCGCTGTCGCGTACGCCGTCGCGAAGGAGATGGGTTACGCGAAGTCCGACGTCGTCTGGAAGCGCAGCACCTTCGACAGCGCGATCGCTCCTGGTCCGAAGGACTGGGACCTCAACATCCAGCAGTTCTCGATCGACGCCAAGCGCAAGAAGGCCGTCGACATGTCCACCGCGTACTACACGACGACCCAGGCCGTCGTGACGACGAAGTCCTCCAAGGCCGCGGGCGACACCACGATCAGCGCGCTCAAGCAGGACGCGATCGGCGTGGCCACCGGGTCGACGAGCATCCAGAGTGTGAAGGACGTCCTCGGCGTCACGCCGCAGGTGTTCAACTCGAACGACGACGCGGTCCTCGCGCTGAAGTCCGGCCAGATCGACGCCATCGTCACCGACCTGCCGACCGCGTTCTACATGGCCGGCGCACAGCTCGACGGCAAGGGCACCGTGTCGGCACAGTTCCCCGACGACGGCGCCGGGGACCAGTTCGGTTTCGTGCTGCCCAAGGGCTCCGAGCTCACGAGCAAGGTCGACAAGGCGCTCGCCGCGCTGAAGGACGACGGCACGCTGCAGAGCCTGCAGACGAAGTGGCTCTCCTCGGAGACCGGCACGCCCGTCCTGAAGTAG
- a CDS encoding amino acid ABC transporter permease, which produces MTAPAGTGTPVAAPAPSQVELERRLYRRQRGRRSIAVSVVSTLVVVAVVYFGVVNTPGWAAVQQSFFDPQTAVDSFPAILAGLWLNVRILFFSAIGVAVFGTLLAVVRGLRSPVFFPLRMLATGYTDLFRGLPLIIVLYLVGYGIPGLGVFPRLPAEFWGTIAIVLTYSSYIAEVLRAGMEAVHPSQRLAARSLGLSHAKTLRLVVLPQAIRKVTPALMNDFVSMQKDVGLVSILGAVDAVRSAQIAQAESYNFTPYFVAGLLFVVISLPLIRVTDAIARRQQQREQIGGTV; this is translated from the coding sequence GTGACCGCCCCCGCAGGCACCGGCACCCCGGTCGCCGCACCCGCGCCGAGCCAGGTGGAGCTGGAGCGTCGGCTCTACCGTCGGCAGCGCGGACGCCGGTCGATCGCGGTGTCGGTGGTGTCGACCCTCGTGGTCGTCGCCGTCGTGTACTTCGGCGTCGTGAACACCCCCGGGTGGGCCGCGGTCCAGCAGTCGTTCTTCGACCCGCAGACCGCCGTCGACTCGTTCCCCGCGATCCTCGCCGGCCTGTGGTTGAACGTCCGGATCCTGTTCTTCAGCGCGATCGGCGTCGCCGTGTTCGGCACGCTCCTCGCCGTCGTCCGGGGCCTCCGCAGCCCGGTGTTCTTCCCGCTGCGGATGCTCGCGACCGGGTACACCGACCTGTTCCGTGGCCTGCCGCTCATCATCGTGCTCTACCTCGTCGGCTACGGGATCCCCGGGCTCGGCGTCTTCCCCCGACTCCCCGCCGAGTTCTGGGGCACGATCGCGATCGTGCTGACGTACTCGTCGTACATCGCCGAGGTGCTCCGCGCCGGCATGGAGGCAGTGCACCCGTCGCAGCGCCTCGCCGCCCGGTCGCTCGGCCTCTCGCACGCCAAGACCCTGCGGCTCGTCGTGCTGCCGCAGGCGATCCGCAAGGTCACCCCGGCGCTCATGAACGACTTCGTGTCGATGCAGAAGGACGTCGGCCTGGTCTCGATCCTCGGTGCCGTCGACGCGGTGCGCTCGGCCCAGATCGCCCAGGCGGAGAGCTACAACTTCACGCCGTACTTCGTCGCCGGTCTGCTGTTCGTGGTGATCAGCCTGCCGTTGATCCGCGTCACCGACGCGATCGCCAGGCGGCAGCAGCAGCGCGAGCAGATCGGGGGCACGGTGTGA